One Maniola hyperantus chromosome 17, iAphHyp1.2, whole genome shotgun sequence DNA window includes the following coding sequences:
- the LOC117990196 gene encoding retinol dehydrogenase 11-like, with translation MRVLDDFTNCETDVRLDGKVALITGATSGTGLEVAKNLAKRGAKVIIASRNPAKLEAAKHQIIQSSGNEKIDTRQMDFQSLKSIRNFANEVQTFEPKLNILINNIGAIGLEDKLTGDNLHAMMQVNYFGAFLLTFLLYPLLKSSAPSRIVNVSSLALILGQIEIDHMNAIGRYTNFGYYCNAKLANVLFSVEMDRRIKDSGVGVYSMDPGIGKSEFFRNYNSSFWETTMNTLLYIFGRPLHRVATMPVFLAVDQRVAGLSGKHFRDCSEFYSTWFANDTVLTESLWEESKRLVGITPDEDWERFEV, from the coding sequence ATGCGTGTTTTAGACGATTTTACTAACTGTGAAACTGACGTGCGCTTAGATGGAAAAGTGGCTTTAATAACTGGAGCAACATCCGGAACAGGTCTGGAAGTCGCTAAAAACTTGGCCAAACGAGGAGCCAAAGTCATCATCGCTAGTCGAAACCCTGCCAAGCTAGAAGCAGCAAAACACCAAATCATCCAAAGTTCAGGAAACGAGAAAATTGACACCAGACAAATGGATTTTCAATCGCTCAAATCGATACGAAATTTCGCCAACGAAGTGCAAACATTTGAACCGAAGTTGaacatactaataaataatatcggCGCTATTGGTTTAGAAGACAAATTAACTGGAGACAATTTACATGCAATGATGCAGGTCAACTACTTTGGAGCTTTTCTACTAACTTTTCTTCTATACCCGTTGCTTAAATCATCAGCACCGAGCAGAATTGTAAACGTATCGTCTTTAGCTCTTATTCTCGGGCAAATAGAAATAGACCACATGAATGCTATTGGGAGGTATACGAATTTTGGATATTATTGCAATGCGAAGTTAGCGAATGTACTTTTTTCAGTGGAAATGGATAGAAGAATAAAAGACAGTGGCGTTGGTGTATACAGTATGGATCCTGGTATAGGCAAGTCAGAGTTTTTCAGGAATTACAACAGTTCGTTTTGGGAAACAACAATGAATACTTTACTTTATATATTTGGAAGACCGTTACATAGGGTTGCAACAATGCCTGTGTTCTTAGCAGTAGATCAAAGAGTTGCAGGTTTGAGTGGGAAACATTTTAGGGATTGCAGTGAGTTTTACAGCACTTGGTTTGCCAATGATACAGTTTTAACAGAAAGCCTGTGGGAAGAGTCCAAGAGACTAGTAGGAATTACGCCGGACGAAGATTGGGAAAGATTTGAAGTTTAG
- the LOC117989867 gene encoding retinol dehydrogenase 13-like, giving the protein MTICDKNTRLDGKTAIVTGGSSGIGYETAKNLALRGAKVIIASRNETKLTRARDRLQKITNNKLVSHKLIDLASLKSIRSFAAYTINTQDRLDILINNAGAIGLPDRLTEDGLNLTMQVNYFGAFLLTYLLLPLLKNSAPSRIINSSASSMYVGHIDFDHWNDVGRYNSVELLANSKLAVALFTAELDNRFRDSGVTANSFDPFLVRDTDLLNNLPDLVKNISRLFVDVVGQPKQGVGKQVAALASNPELEMESGQHYKFCRKWINHWLVSDQELTSTLWDISKGIVKITPEEDWEANSV; this is encoded by the coding sequence ATGACAATATGTGATAAGAACACTCGTCTTGACGGCAAGACGGCTATCGTGACAGGAGGAAGTTCCGGGATAGGATACGAAACAGCAAAAAATCTCGCGCTTCGTGGAGCTAAAGTTATCATCGCGAGCCGCAACGAAACTAAACTAACCCGAGCGAGAGATCGATTACAAAAAATAACGAACAACAAACTTGTATCGCACAAACTGATAGATTTGGCATCCCTGAAATCGATTCGAAGTTTTGCTGCATACACTATCAACACACAAGATCGACTCGATATCCTCATCAACAATGCTGGAGCCATCGGACTACCGGATCGGTTAACAGAAGATGGACTCAATTTGACGATGCAAGTGAACTATTTCGGTGCATTCCTTCTTACGTATCTATTGCTGCCTTTGTTGAAGAACTCTGCTCCGAGTCGGATAATCAACAGTTCAGCATCGTCGATGTACGTCGGACATATAGACTTCGACCATTGGAATGATGTTGGAAGATACAATTCTGTAGAATTACTGGCAAATTCTAAGCTAGCGGTTGCATTGTTCACAGCAGAATTGGATAATCGTTTTAGGGATAGTGGTGTGACTGCGAATAGTTTTGATCCATTTTTGGTTCGCGATACAGATCTTTTGAATAATCTTCCCGATTTGGTGAAGAATATTTCAAGGTTATTCGTGGATGTGGTAGGGCAGCCAAAACAAGGTGTGGGGAAGCAAGTCGCGGCACTGGCATCTAACCCCGAGTTGGAGATGGAAAGTGGTCAGCATTATAAGTTCTGTAGGAAGTGGATAAATCACTGGTTGGTCAGCGATCAAGAACTGACCAGCACTTTGTGGGACATATCGAAAGGTATTGTAAAGATTACTCCAGAAGAAGATTGGGAAGCAAATAGTGTgtga
- the LOC117990098 gene encoding retinol dehydrogenase 13-like, producing MCDKDTRLDGKTVIVTGGSSGIGFETAKDLAFRGAKVIIASRNETKLTQARDEIQKITNNKLVSYDLVDFASLQSVRNFAANTINTQERLDILINNAATIGLPDRLTQDGLNLSMQVNYFGTFLLTYLLLPLLKSSAPSRIINSSSAAMLVGHIDFNHWNDVGRFNNSIELFANSKLALALFTAELDNRFRVSGVTANSFDPSVVQDTDILKVLPDVVKNIYKLFVDLVGQTKEEVGRQVAALAADPKLDMESGQVYMFCWKWINHWLVNDRKFTKTLWDITKGLVKITPEEDWEANSV from the coding sequence ATGTGTGATAAAGACACTCGTCTAGACGGGAAGACAGTAATAGTGACTGGAGGAAGTTCCGGGATAGGATTCGAAACGGCAAAAGACCTTGCGTTTCGAGGAGCTAAAGTGATCATCGCAAGCCGAAATGAAACCAAACTCACCCAAGCGAGAGatgaaattcaaaaaataaCGAACAACAAACTTGTATCATACGATCTGGTAGATTTTGCATCCCTTCAATCAGTCAGAAACTTCGCTGCTAATACTATCAATACACAAGAACGACTCGACATACTCATCAATAACGCTGCAACAATAGGGCTCCCAGATCGGCTAACTCAAGATGGACTCAATTTATCAATGCAAGTGAACTACTTTGGCACATTCTTACTTACGTATCTATTGCTGCCTTTGTTGAAGAGTTCAGCTCCGAGTCGAATAATCAACAGTTCTTCAGCAGCGATGTTAGTCGGACACATCGACTTCAACCATTGGAATGATGTAGGAAGATTCAATAATTCCATTGAACTATTCGCAAATTCTAAATTAGCGCTTGCGTTATTCACAGCAGAACTGGATAATCGTTTTAGAGTTAGTGGTGTAACTGCAAACAGTTTTGATCCATCCGTGGTTCAAGATACAGATATTTTAAAGGTCCTCCCCGATGTTGTtaagaatatttataaattgtttGTGGATTTGGTCGGACAGACTAAAGAAGAGGTGGGGAGGCAAGTCGCAGCACTAGCAGCTGACCCTAAGTTAGATATGGAAAGTGGTCAGGTTTATATGTTTTGTTGGAAATGGATAAATCACTGGTTGGTCAACGATCgaaaatttacaaaaacccTTTGGGATATTACGAAAGGTCTTGTAAAAATTACTCCAGAAGAAGATTGGGAAGCTAATAGTGTGTGA
- the LOC117990197 gene encoding uncharacterized protein, producing the protein MKYLFFMCSIFCFYYVYADFRQEKAKIIYANPNYIKDAHVFTGRRTRNDSYYTNLTATTLTTFGNNVSAAITLQIMSGGDFRLSQKLCDIMKEVWIINFVKAHSDLDTTCPFPPATYNIFNMVLPPKNMPIPMIASDYYIIMEIFVTRSKEQILKVIMVLRYEETKWNRS; encoded by the exons atgaaatacttattttttatgtgtTCAATTTTCTGTTTTTATTACGTTTACGCa GATTTTCGTCAAGAAAAAGCAAAAATTATCTATGCAAATCCTAATTATATAAAGGATGCGCACGTATTCACAGGGCGTCGAACCCGCAACGATTCCTACTACACCAATCTCACGGCAACCACGTTGACGACTTTTGGTAACAATGTTAGT GCTGCAATCACCTTGCAAATAATGTCCGGTGGAGATTTCAGACTGAGCCAAAAGTTGTGCGACATCATGAAAGAAGTCTGGATCATAAATTTTGTGAAAGCGCACTCCGATTTGGACACCACATGCCCATTTCCACCA GCCACATACAACATATTCAACATGGTGTTGCCACCAAAGAACATGCCGATCCCAATGATAGCCAGCGACTATTACATTATAATGGAGATATTCGTGACGAGGTCAAAGGAGCAGATCCTGAAGGTGATCATGGTTTTGCGCTACGAGGAGACCAAGTGGAACAGATCTTGA